CCGGTTTAAGCAAACCGCCATTTCAAATCACTCGTCCGCAGTGTTCGTCGCCAAGCCTGAAAAACGTAGAGTTTAGAAAGCCAAAACGATATAAACACGTTCGTGCACTCAATTTCAGAACCAGGGTACACTTAAAATAACTTAGAGGATCTAGCCATGAGCATGGTGCTGGTAGGACTCACGTCCTTCGCAATTATTTTGATAAGCACAACCTTTGAATCGATTGGGCTTATTAACGCGTGCGTACAATTGGCCTTGTTCCTATTCGTTGCCTGTATCCCCGGCTGGAAAACCGGTCGTCTATCCTATGTGGATATTGCATGGCCCTGGGGCCTTGCTTTAATAGGCGCGCTGTCTATCGCACTGACCGAGGGCTACTCCGCGCGTAGCATCGCCGTTGGGGTCATGTATTTGCTCATTGGCTCCCGAATGGGACTGGGCGCACTTGTCTTACTCAAAAAGGGATTCTTGAATAGAGAATTTCCGCGCTATGCATACCGCCACATGATCTGGAAAGAGCAAGGTGTGAAGAATATCGCGCTCGAAACACAAATTGAAATTCTGAAACAATGCATCGCCAACATTTCATTCTCAGCGCTCCCAGCCTTTATCATCGCATCGAATCAGAGCACCTCATTCTCTGCCTTGGAGCTTATCGGGCTTGGGGTCTCATTCGCCGCCCTCGGTTTTGAAACGGTCGCTGACCTCCAGAAAAATCAATTCTTGCTGGATATGAAAAAGTCGAGACAAAGAAACATGGTCTGCAATGTTGGCTTATGGCGCTACAGCCGGCACCCCAATTACTTCGGTGAATGGATGGTATGGAATGGTCTTATCATTGCAGCTATCCCGTCATGGACGGCTCTACAAGAAACAGAGTCTCTGCCGGTGTGGGT
This genomic interval from Deltaproteobacteria bacterium contains the following:
- a CDS encoding DUF1295 domain-containing protein encodes the protein MSMVLVGLTSFAIILISTTFESIGLINACVQLALFLFVACIPGWKTGRLSYVDIAWPWGLALIGALSIALTEGYSARSIAVGVMYLLIGSRMGLGALVLLKKGFLNREFPRYAYRHMIWKEQGVKNIALETQIEILKQCIANISFSALPAFIIASNQSTSFSALELIGLGVSFAALGFETVADLQKNQFLLDMKKSRQRNMVCNVGLWRYSRHPNYFGEWMVWNGLIIAAIPSWTALQETESLPVWVILGAGLLYLSRGMYVFLVYQTGAVPSEYFSVQKRPGYKAYQESTNRFFPGPVRNT